The region AGAAATCAACCGAGATTCCCCTAGTAGCGGCGAGCGAACGGGGACCAGCCCTTAAGCATTCTTGGCGATAGTGGAATGGTCCTGGAAAGACCAGCCGTAGTGGGTGATAGCCCCGTACACTAAATTGCCTTTAATGTGAAATCGAGTAGGACGGGACACGTGATATCCTGTTTGAATATGGGGGGACCATCCTCCAAGGCTAAATACTCCTGACTGACCGATAGTGAACCAGTACCGTGAGGGAAAGGCGAAAAGAACCCCTGTGAGGGGAGTGAAATAGAACCTGAAACCGTGTACGTACAAGCAGTGGAAGCCCACTTGTTGGGTGACTGCGTACCTTTTGTATAATGGGTCAGCGACTTAATTTTAGTAGCAAGGTTAACCGTATAGGGGAGCCGTAGGGAAACCGAGTCTTAACTGGGCGAATAGTTGCTAGGATTAGACCCGAAACCCGGTGATCTAGCCATGAGCAGGTTGAAGGTTGAGTAACATCAACTGGAGGACCGAACCCACTAATGTTGCAAAATTAGGGGATGACTTGTGGTTGGGGGTGAAAGGCCAATCAAACCGGGAGATAGCTGGTTCTCCCCGAAATCTATTTAGGTAGAGCCTCGGACGAATACTTACGGGGGTAGAGCACTGTTTGGGCTAGGGGGTCATCCCGACTTACCAACCCCATGCAAACTCCGAATACCGTAAAGTACTATCCGGGAGACACACGGTGGGTGCTAACGTCCATCGTGAAGAGGGAAACAACCCAGACCGCCGGCTAAGGTCCCAAAGTCATAGTTAAGTGGGAAACGAAGTGGGAAGGCTCAGACAGCCAGGATGTTGGCTTAGAAGCAGCCATCATTTAAAGAAAGCGTAATAGCTCACTGGTCGAGTCGGCCTGCGCGGAAGATGTAACGGGGCTAAACTATGCACCGAAGCCGCGGATGCACTCTTTATTGAGTGCGTGGTAGGGGAGCGTTCTGTAAGTCTGCGAAGGTGTGTTGTGAAGCATGCTGGAGATATCAGAAGTGCGAATGCTGACATGAGTAACGATAATGGGGGTGAAAAACCTCCACGCCAAAAGACCAAGGGTTCCTGTCCAACGTTAATCGGGGCAGGGTGAGTCGACCCCTAAGGCGAGGCTGAAAAGCGTAGTCGATGGGAAACGGGTTAATATTCCCGTACTGACGTGTACTGCGATGGGGGGACGGAGAAGGCTAAGTGAGCCAGGCGTTGGTTGTCCTGGTGAAAGGGTGTAGGCAGCGTGTTTAGGTAAATCCGGACGCGCAATGCTGAGGCCTGAGACGAAATCGCTACGGCGGTGAAGTCACTGATGCCCCGCTTCCAGGAAAAGCCTCTAAGCTTCAGGTACACGTGAATCGTACCCCAAACCGACACAGGTGGTCGGGTAGAGAATACTAAGGCGCTTGAGAGAACTCGGGTGAAGGAACTAGGCAAAATAGTACCGTAACTTCGGGAGAAGGTACGCTGAGGCATGTGAAATCCCTTGCGGATGGAGCGTGACTCAGCCGCAGTGACCAGGTGGCTGGAACTGTTTATCAAAAACACAGCACTGTGCAAACTCGTAAGAGGACGTATACGGTGTGACACCTGCCCGGTGCTGGAAGGTTAAATGATGGGGTTAGCCTTCGGGTGAAGCTCTTGATTGAAGCCCCAGTAAACGGCGGCCGTAACTATAACGGTCCTAAGGTAGCGAAATTCCTTGTCGGGTAAGTTCCGACCTGCACGAATGGTGTAATCATGGCCACGCTGTCTCCACCCGAGACTCAGTGAAATTGAATTTGCGGTGAAGATGCCGTATACCCGCGGCTAGACGGAAAGACCCCGTGAACCTTTACTATAGCTTGGCACTGAACATTGGCCCTACATGTGTAGGATAGGTGGGAGACTGTGAAGTAGTGACGCTAGTTGCTATGGAGTCAACCTTGAAATACCACCCTTGTATGTCTGATGTTCTAACGTAGGCCCCTTATCGGGGTTGCGGACAGTGCCTGGTGGGTAGTTTGACTGGGGCGGTCTCCTCCTAAAGAGTAACGGAGGAGCACGAAGGTTGGCTAAGTACGGTCGGACATCGTACGGTTAGTGCAATGGCATAAGCCAGCTTAACTGCGAGACGGACAGGTCGAGCAGATACGAAAGTAGGTCATAGTGATCCGGTGGTTCTGTATGGAAGGGCCATCGCTCAACGGATAAAAGGTACTCCGGGGATAACAGGCTGATACCGCCCAAGAGTTCATATCGACGGCGGTGTTTGGCACCTCGATGTCGGCTCATCACATCCTGGGGCTGAAGTCGGTCCCAAGGGTATGGCTGTTCGCCATTTAAAGTGGTACGCGAGCTGGGTTCAGAACGTCGTGAGACAGTTCGGTCCCTATCTGCCGTGGGCGTTGGATGATTGAGAGGAGCTGCTCCTAGTACGAGAGGACCGGAGTGGACGAACCCCTGGTGTTCGGGTTGTATCGCCAGATGCATTGCCCGGTAGCTACGTTCGGAATCGATAACCGCTGAAAGCATCTAAGCGGGAAGCGAGCCTCAAGATGAGTCATCCCTAGGGCTTTACGCCCTCTGAAGGGCCGTTGGAGACTACAACGTTGATAGGCAGGGTGTGTAAGCGCAGCGATGCGTTGAGCTAACCTGTACTAATTACCCGTGCGGCTTAACCATACAACACCCAAGAAGTGTGAGACCTTGCGTAACAAGGCGACTTAAATTATTTCAGACTAACAAATTCAGCTCTCCAGATTACAATTTATGCCTGGCGGCCATAGCGCTGTGGAACCACCTGATCCCATGCCGAACTCAGTAGTGAAACGCAGCCGCGCCGATGATAGTGTGGCAGCTGCCATGTGAAAGTAGGTCACTGCCAGGCAACCAATTCAAAAAGCCCTTCACTGATGTGAAGGGCTTTTTCACGTCTGCAGCGCACACACTTTTACATGGTAAGGTAGACACTGCGGAGCGTAGCGACTTCTCTATGGTGAAAGGTGGCCGAAGCACGCCCGGAAAAGCAGCGCTTTGCAGTACTTCGCGACCCGAGCTCTGCCTTTTACCCTGAATAAGGGACTGGCCATGCCAGGCAACCAATTAAAAAAGCCCGATTCGAAAGAGTCGGGCTTTTTTTGTCTGAAATTTAGCAATAAGCTAAAAAAACATCGACTGTTGTATTTTTGCCCTCTCGAAATATCTCTCCGTTCAAAGTCGCAACTACAAAAACGAAGTCTGCCCTGCTTGTGTTCGTTTAGTGAGGCAACGCTCAATCATAGCTAGCCATTAGCCGCTAAACCTTGCCGAAAAGTAAGAAACGTCATAGCGTTAGGTTGTCATTAAGTGATTGCATTGCGATGCTAAATTAAGTGGTGACTATAAAAGGGCTAAGCCCGAGGGAGCAGGTCTATGGATGATAATGCCCGTAAACGCTTTATTCTGGATACCAATGTGCTCTTACATGAGCCACTTTCTATTTATTCCTTTAATGAACACCAAGTTTTGATACCCATGACGGTGCTGGAAGAACTGGATCGCATCAAAGATCGACAAAAAGACGTGAGCCGAGATGCCAGAGTCGCGATTAGAACCTTGGAGAGCCTGTTTCATGACGCCACACCGGATCAAATCATCGCCGGTGTCCCTTTAGGAAAGTTAGGAGAAGAGGCATCAGGCTCAATTGCTATCGTTACCGATAAGCACTTGCCTGAAGGTTATGCGATGTTTACCGATGATGAAGCGGATAATCGCATCATTAACACGGCGTTGTATCTGCAATACCAATTTCCCGACAGTAAAACCGTATTGGTGACCAAAGACATCAATATGCGCTTAAAAGCCAAAGGGGCAGGGCTGAAGTATGTTGAGGACTATCGCTCCGATCAATTAGTGGATGATATTCGTTTATTAGCTAAGGGATTTTATCATCAGGAAAACAGTTTTTGGGAGCGAGTGGGCGAGTGTGACAGTGAAACTCGTGGGCGCGAAGTTATCCATACGGTCGCCGATGAATTGCTGCCGGGTGCGCATATAAATCAATATCTGATAGATGATACCGATGACTTTGCTGGGCGCGTATTAGAAAAATTGGGTAATAAGGTTCGCTTCGTGGATCTGGGGCGCGAGCGCATGATGGGCCGTAAAGCTTGGGGCATACAGCCGAAGAATATTTATCAGGCCATGGCTTTGGATGCATTATTGGATCCCAATATTGAATTAGTGATTTTAACCGGCCCCGCAGGCAGTGGTAAAACGCTACTGGCGATGGCTGCGGCACTAGAGATGACCATTGAAAAGGGCATTTACGATAAAGTTATCGTCACGCGCAATACGCCAGAAATCGCCGAAAGTATTGGCTTCTTACCCGGTACTGAAGAAGAAAAAATGGCACCTTGGCTAGCGGCGATTACCGATACACTGGAAGTGCTGCACAAGCAAGACGAGTGTATGGAGGGCTCACTAAAATACATTATGGATAAAGCCAACCTGCAGTTTAAATCCGTCAATTTTATGCGGGGCCGTAGTATTCAAAATACCTTCGTGTTGCTGGATGAATGTCAGAACTTAACCGCCTCGCAATTAAAAACTATTATTACTCGTTGTGGAGAAGGCACGAAAATAGTGTGCTCTGGTAACTTGGCACAAATAGATTCTAATTACCTAACGCCCGTCACTTCAGGATTAACCTATATAGTGGAGCGTTTTAAAGACTTTGAGGGCAGTGCTAACGTCTACCTCAATGGTGTGATGCGCAGCCGTTTGGCGGCGTTTGCAGAAGAAAATCTTTAAATTGAAGTAAAAAATAAAGAATAAGTGCACAGCTTATCTATCATCTTCCATTACCACCTTGACCCAGATAAGCGGCTAATTCTGAAGTGCGGGGGGCTAATAATAGCTCCCCGTTTCCTTGCTCCAAGATGCGCCCCTGATGAATAAACACCAATTGGTCTGCTATCCGTGCCGCTTCTTCCGGATGATGGGTGACCAGCAGAACGGTGAGCTGCAGTTGATCCGCTTGGCTGCGTAACAGCGCCAATAACTCATAGCGCAACGCGGGATCGAGAGCAGAGAAAGGCTCATCTAATAGCAAGATAGGGCGTCGACGAGCTAAGCTGCGCGCTAAGCCCACTCTTTGTTGTTGGCCTCCGGATAAGGAGGCTGGCATACGTTGCAGTAAGTCAGCGATACCAACTTGGCTGGCGACCTCTTGGATCTGCTGCTCTTGTGCGGCGTTGAGCTTGAGAGAGGGAGATAAGCCAATCGCAATATTCTGATAAACACTGAGATGCCAAAAAAGATTATGGTCTTGAAATAGCGTAGTGATCGGTCGTTCGGCTGGGGATAGTGCGTTTAAGGATTGGCCATTAAATAGTAAGTCCCCCGAATCAATAGGCGAAAAGCCTCCAATCATGGCTAGTAACGTGGATTTTCCTGCGCCGCTGGGACCAATGAGTGCGGTTATCTCTCCTGCCTTGGCGGACAAGGTGAAGTTAAGATCAAGCTCTGGGTAGCGAGCACAGAGCTCAGTTAGTTGCAGCATCTTTGCCTCCCAATACACCCTCAATCAACATAAATAATCCTAGGCTTAACATTAGTAACACCAATGCCGTGGCACTGGCTTCGGTAAGCTGATAATTACCCAGCTGCTGATATAGCAGCCAAGGCAGCGTTTGTAGTGACTGGCTGCCAAATAAGGCAATGGCACTCAAATCGCCCAGCGATAACATCATGGCCAAAGCAAAAGTGAGCGCCATGGATTTTCGTAACAGTGGCCACTCCACTTGTTTAATGCGTGCCCAGCCATTAATGCCTAAACTCTCGCACAGTTTGTGATGCTGGCGACTGACTCGCTCCATCGGGGCTTGTAAGGCGCGCAGGCCATAGGGCAACGCCATTAAGGCATTCACTAATAACACCAGTATTGGCCCCAGCGTAAACACATCGGCCACGTTGCGCAGCATAATAAACAAGCCGGTTGATAACACCACCGCCGGTAGCACCAAGATAATGGAGCCGATGGCTTCCATCAGCGCGGCACTGCGTCGACGCTGTAACTGCAAGCGAAGGTGGCGGCTAGTGATCAGCAGGCTCACGGTAAACAGCATAGATAACAGCGCCGCCCCCGAAGCAATCAGTAGAGAGGTGCGTGTGGCATGCCAGAGCTGGGCCGAGCTTAGGGCGGCGACGAGTTTAGGATTTAAACCACTGCTGATAATGGCCAGCAGCGGTGGCAAAAACAGTGCTAAGCACAAGATTAAGACTAACGTGTCCCACAATCGTAAACTTAATTGGTGGCGATCTGGGCGAGCGATTAGCCCCAGATTACTAGGCTGGACGGCAGTAGAGCGGGAAGTAAAACGATATTGCAGCAGTAAGAAACTGGCGCAAAACAACAGTTGCAATAAGGCCAGCATACCGGCGTAGGGCAGGTCGAAATCAAAGCGTATCGCTTGATAGATGGCGACTTCTAAGGTGGTGGATTTAGGGCCGCCGCCTAGCGCCATTACGGTGGCGAAACTGGTGAAGCAAAGCATAAAGATCATGCTGGCAAGCGCAGGCAGTGCACTGCGCATCATCGGCCATTCTAGGCGTAAAAATAATTGCCAACCGTTAAAACCCAATTGGCTGGCAATGCGCCACTGGCTAGCGGGAATACTCTCTATGGCTTGCAGTAATATTCGCGCAGCCAAGGGCATATTGAAGAATATATGCGCCAATAAGATGCCAGTTAAGCCATAAAGGTAGCCTACAGATTCTAAGCCAAAAGCGTGCAGTAACTGGTTCACCCAGCCTTGGCGGCCGTGTACCGTGACTATGCCAAACACCACTAAGATCACCGGCAACACCAGTGATAGACCGAATAAGCGTAATAGCAGAGTACGACCGATAAAGCGGCGCCGTGATAAGGCTTGCGCCAAAGGTATGGCTAATAGCAGGCTAAGCAGGGTTGAGAGCAGCGCCTGATAGAAGCTAAACCAAATGATATGCACAAGGTAGCTATCGTTTAATAAGGCTCCTAAGTCGTGCTCGCGGCTTTGCAGGAGCAATGCCGTGATGGGACCCGCAGTCAGCAGCAGGATGGCGAATAGACTTAAGCTGCCGGGTAGCCACCAGTTACGCTTAGTCATCAGCGGATGACGGCGTTACGCCAGGCTCTTAGCCACTGACTGCGCTGCTTTGATACTTGCTCTGTGCTAAAGCTTAACGCCTGCTCAGGAACGGTTAGCTCTGCAAAACTGTCGGGCAAGAGGGTGTCGATCACCGGATACATCCAGTTGCCGCTAGCTACGTGCTGCTGAAATGCCGGAGTCAGCATAAAGGCCATAAACTGGCGGGCTAGCTGGGGTTGGCTACTAGTTTTTAAGACGGCGGCCACTTCTACTTGTAGATAGTGACCTTCGCTAAAATTTGCCGCCTTATATTGATGCTGTTGCTCGGCGCTAATGTGATAGGCCGGCGAGCTGGTGTAAGACAGCACTAAGTCGGCCTCACCCTTCAAGAACATACCATAAGACTCACTCCAACCTTTGGTGACGGCCACCGTACGCTGAGCTAGGTTTTGCCACACGCTTGGCGCTTGCTCGTCGTAGAGCTTTTGTACCCACAGCATTAAACCTTGGCCGGGGG is a window of Oceanisphaera sp. IT1-181 DNA encoding:
- the thiB gene encoding thiamine ABC transporter substrate binding subunit, with protein sequence MYKLLPLLMLLVAGSAFAKQETLTIYTYSSFASDWGPGPAIKQAFEAECDCQLKFVALDDGVSILNRLRLEGKHSKADVILGLDDSLLAAAKATDLLAEHQQTLPALSVPNGWSDSVFLPYDYGYFAFIYNAEKLKNPPHSFAELLERPELTILYQDPRTSTPGQGLMLWVQKLYDEQAPSVWQNLAQRTVAVTKGWSESYGMFLKGEADLVLSYTSSPAYHISAEQQHQYKAANFSEGHYLQVEVAAVLKTSSQPQLARQFMAFMLTPAFQQHVASGNWMYPVIDTLLPDSFAELTVPEQALSFSTEQVSKQRSQWLRAWRNAVIR
- a CDS encoding PhoH family protein, with product MDDNARKRFILDTNVLLHEPLSIYSFNEHQVLIPMTVLEELDRIKDRQKDVSRDARVAIRTLESLFHDATPDQIIAGVPLGKLGEEASGSIAIVTDKHLPEGYAMFTDDEADNRIINTALYLQYQFPDSKTVLVTKDINMRLKAKGAGLKYVEDYRSDQLVDDIRLLAKGFYHQENSFWERVGECDSETRGREVIHTVADELLPGAHINQYLIDDTDDFAGRVLEKLGNKVRFVDLGRERMMGRKAWGIQPKNIYQAMALDALLDPNIELVILTGPAGSGKTLLAMAAALEMTIEKGIYDKVIVTRNTPEIAESIGFLPGTEEEKMAPWLAAITDTLEVLHKQDECMEGSLKYIMDKANLQFKSVNFMRGRSIQNTFVLLDECQNLTASQLKTIITRCGEGTKIVCSGNLAQIDSNYLTPVTSGLTYIVERFKDFEGSANVYLNGVMRSRLAAFAEENL
- the thiQ gene encoding thiamine ABC transporter ATP-binding protein, with amino-acid sequence MLQLTELCARYPELDLNFTLSAKAGEITALIGPSGAGKSTLLAMIGGFSPIDSGDLLFNGQSLNALSPAERPITTLFQDHNLFWHLSVYQNIAIGLSPSLKLNAAQEQQIQEVASQVGIADLLQRMPASLSGGQQQRVGLARSLARRRPILLLDEPFSALDPALRYELLALLRSQADQLQLTVLLVTHHPEEAARIADQLVFIHQGRILEQGNGELLLAPRTSELAAYLGQGGNGR
- the thiP gene encoding thiamine/thiamine pyrophosphate ABC transporter permease, which gives rise to MTKRNWWLPGSLSLFAILLLTAGPITALLLQSREHDLGALLNDSYLVHIIWFSFYQALLSTLLSLLLAIPLAQALSRRRFIGRTLLLRLFGLSLVLPVILVVFGIVTVHGRQGWVNQLLHAFGLESVGYLYGLTGILLAHIFFNMPLAARILLQAIESIPASQWRIASQLGFNGWQLFLRLEWPMMRSALPALASMIFMLCFTSFATVMALGGGPKSTTLEVAIYQAIRFDFDLPYAGMLALLQLLFCASFLLLQYRFTSRSTAVQPSNLGLIARPDRHQLSLRLWDTLVLILCLALFLPPLLAIISSGLNPKLVAALSSAQLWHATRTSLLIASGAALLSMLFTVSLLITSRHLRLQLQRRRSAALMEAIGSIILVLPAVVLSTGLFIMLRNVADVFTLGPILVLLVNALMALPYGLRALQAPMERVSRQHHKLCESLGINGWARIKQVEWPLLRKSMALTFALAMMLSLGDLSAIALFGSQSLQTLPWLLYQQLGNYQLTEASATALVLLMLSLGLFMLIEGVLGGKDAATN